Genomic segment of Oncorhynchus keta strain PuntledgeMale-10-30-2019 chromosome 5, Oket_V2, whole genome shotgun sequence:
aataataataaataaatgaaaagctgaaatgtttgagtcaataagtattcaacccttctATTGTGGCAAGCTTAAAAAGTCCAGATTTGCTAAACCAatcacataataaattgcatggactcactctgtgcaataatagtgtttaacatgatcttTGGCTGACTACCTtacctctgtaccccacacatacaactatttgtaagatccctcagtcgagcagtgaatatcaaacacagattcaaccacaaagaccagggaggttttcaaaagccttgcaaagaagggcacctattggtggatgggtaaaaatataaataaagcagacattgaattccctttgagcatggtgaggGTATTAATTAGACTTTGGagggtgtatcaatacactcagtcactacaaagatacaggcggccttcctaactcagttgccagagaggattttaccatgaggacgaaggtgactttaaaatagttacagagtttaatggctgtgatagaagaaaactgaggatggatcaacaacagtgtagttactccacaatactaacctaatggacagagtgaaaagaaggaagcctgtacagaataaatatattccaaaacatgcatcctgtttgcaacaacgcactaaagtaatactgcaaaacatgtggcaaagaaattcactTTTTGTTTAGGGCAAATCTAATACAGCacgttactgagtaccactctccatattttgaaGTATAGTGGTGGCTGCTCATGTAatgtgtatgcttgtaatcgttaagacTGGAgagttttcaggataaaaaaattaaCTGAATGAAGCACAGAAAAAATGCTAGacgaaaacctggttcagtctgcttccaCCAGATACTGGGAAATTAATTCACATTTCtgtaggacaataacctaaaacacaaggccaaatctacattggagttgcttaccaagaagacagtgaatgttcctgagtgggcgagatagtttttacttaaatctgcttgaaaatctatggcaagacctgaaatgGTTGTCCAGCAATGACCCACAAATAATTTGACAgatcttgaagaattttgaaatgAATAATGGGcagatattgtacaatccaggtgtgcaaagctcttagagacttacccagaaatactcacagctgtaatcactgccaaaggtgattcaaacatgtattgactcagtggtgtgaatacttacgtaaattaaATATTTCTGTACTTAATTTTCAATCAAATTTGCAAAAATCTCACTTTgccattatagggtattgtgtgtagatgggtgagggggaaaaacaatttaattaacattgaattcaagctgtaacacaacaaaaattTGGGGTAAGTCAAGGCACTTTACATTTAGGAACTTGCATATCCTGAGGAAGCAGCCGTCATTTCCTGGTCAATGAAACAAAAAGAAGGCCAATGATAAGACGAAggcgtaacacacacacatagacaattATGCCCCGCCCTCTCCGCCTTCCTGCTCCTTGCGTACTCCACCTCTCATTCCCTGTGGCCCAGCCCGTCTTTTCCTTCTTCCCCTGTCCCTATGTGAGCGCCTGCCACTCTGGCTCCTGGCTGTGGTGCTGTATCAGTGTCATCACTCAGGATGGACTCCCCACCACTCTACCTGCCTCTGCTGCTGCTGACCTGTCTGCTCACCCTCTGTAAGGATCCAGCACTCTACTCTACTTTCTGAGCTCAGATAGGTTACCTTTAGTtcatatgtgtgtctgtctctcacatCACTTGCTTTCTATTCttattcctcctcctctgtctcccaccACTTATCTCCACTCACAGGGCAAGGGGCAGGAGCTCAGTCATGTAAGTATGAGATACAATTACTTTCTGTGTTtgatgccactttaataaatgcacCATAGAGCTGGAAGAGTCCCAGCATAGAGACAGTTTGAGGGCAGTTGGTCCTCTCTACGGTTGATAAGCGGCTATTTTTATGCCTCACACAAAATAGTTATTTTTGTAGGAATTGGGTATTGTGAGCGTCTGGCTTCCTTGACATTTTCATATTTTTCATTTGATTTATTGAAGGTATTTTAAGCGGAATACGCAGTTGGTTTCATTGTTTTGTGTCAGCATGTGAACAAGCTTCTGAGATGTTGAACCTCTTTGATCCACCTACATTCTCAGATACTGTAATGGTTTTATTTTTCTCAGCAACTTAGTTCATTCTGAGCTCTTGGTGGGGTATTGAGAGGGAGCTGGTGGCATATAACTGTAATAACAGACCGTATCTATTCCCCGAAGGCTGAGTCACAAATTTGGCTCCAAAGTACTTTTGGCTCAGGTCTCAGCCTTTTCTCCTACATGGCTGAGCTGTCTGTGTTACCTATTCTAAAAGCATTACCAGGGAGGATGTGGAACACTTTGTTGTGTCAGCTCAGGCCCAATAATGTTGTTGGTATTGAGTGCGAACAGGAGCCAAGGTAAGGCCACAGACCTCCCAGGGGACAGTTGGTCTGTGTTTGTTAAAGTGttttcctcctttccttcctcctccAATTCCTGCTTACTGGGAGGGCCACCAGGCACACCTCCTGCTTACTGTGGAGGGCCACCAGGCACACCTCCTGCTTACTGTGGAGGGCCACCAGGCACACCTCCTGCTTACTGTGGAGGGCCACCAGGCACACCTCCTGCTTACTGTGGAGGGCCACCAGGCACACCTCCTGCTTACTGTGGAGGGCCACCAGGCACACCTCCTGCTTACTGTGGAGGGCCACCAGGCACACCTCCTGCTTACTGTGGAGGGCCACCAGGCACACCTCCTGCTTACTGTGGAGGGCCACCAGGCACACCTCCTGCTTACTGTGGAGGGCCGCCAGGCACCAGGGAAGGGCCTTCCTCTGTCGGGAGGACTGGAGTAAAACACAGAGGGAACTCCCTGGCTAGTCTTGAAGAATAGTCCATTTAGCCTTGGTTATTTTGCACCCCAAATAGTAGTTTGCATTAGCCTTGGATGTCattgtgtctttgtgtgtctgtgtgtgtttgtccagtatTCACCATAGATAGTGTGACACTCAAACTGGACCCAAGTGGTGAGGTAACCAGTGGAACCTTGATGAACCTGAACTGTGAGGTCAGCGTCAGCCATGACCAGTCCCACCCCATGACACACAGCTTCAACTTCCTGCGAGACGATGTCCTGGTCTACTCCAAAAACACCACCGAATTTGCGGCACTTCACCAACTCAACCCGGCCAGGGCTGCCAACTCTGGCACTTACAAGTGCCAGGTCATAGTTCAAGACAAGAGCAAAAGCAGCAGAACCCACAGACTCACAGTCACAGGTACTGCTGAAATGGATCCATGATTATATTGACTTTCTGGTAAAACTCTCTAGATCTCTAGATCccgtagggcggtgcacaattggcccagcttcgtccgggttagggtttggccgtcattgtaaataagaatatgttctgaATTGACTTGTctttttaaataaaggttaaataaaataaaataaaaaaatatttcattcatAATCCATTATATGTAGGTACATACAGTATCAAGTATTTTCCTCCTGATGATGCATGGTATGTGACATCCTAGTGACTGACATTGATTGTTCGACCACAGGCTTGCAGACGCCTGTGCTGCAGGTGACCTCCCAGATCCTGTTTGAGGGGGATGAGGTGGCAGCTACCTGCAGCGCCCCAGATGAGTCTGGCTCCCTGCTCTTCCACTTCTACCAGGACCAGGATAAGATCAAGCAGGTGAGGGCCATTGGGAACTCAGTGGGGACCAGGCTGGAGCTGAAGCATGCTGGGGACAAACACCTGCGCTGTTACTTTGAAATCACCATGCTGCCTGACGCTGGGAGGTCCAACAACAGTAACACTGTCAAGGTCATGGTCAAAGGTAAGTGTGGGGTTGAATGCTGACTATAACTGTTGCATTTGTTATTGGAAGGTACCGGTTCAGATTTACAGTAGCTATGGGCATTATGCTTCTGTGTGCTTCAATATTTGATCACCTGTGAGAAAATACATTTTGGGTTAAAGTGTTTCCCTGTTCTTCTGTTGTATCATTAGAACTTTTCATCACACCTGTCATGAACATTCTTCCTGGTAAAGACGTGATTGAGGGTGACATTGTCGAGTTTGTCTGTCGAGTGGTGAACCCCCCATCCAATGTGACGGTCTTCCTGAACAAGGACAAGAGGGTGCTTAAGACAGCCTCCATTAGTCTCAGTCATTCGCTCAGAGTTCTGGCAGAGGACTCTGGGGAGTATGTGTGCAAGGTGGAAAGAGGCAATGTGCAGAAAGAAGCCTATGAGAGCATCAAAGTCAAAGGCAAGTATTGGATGTCTGACTGTGTTGTAAAAGGTTGGGCCACAGCGTGTGAGCGTTTTCTAACTTAATTTAATGTTTCGCCATGCCAAAGTGTCTTTGAATTTAATGTTTGACACTCTGCTTTTTCTGTCTGATTCCCACAGAGTTGTTTTCCAAGCCAGTCCTGGTGATGAAGCCCAGAGAGGTGTTTGAGACAGAGCGCTTCACACTGAACTGTTATACTGACCGCTATTCCCATGAGAGAATCAACATTGAGGACGTGAAGTACTCCCTGTACAGGAACCAAGTCCTACTGACATCAGGAGGGAACTACAGTGCCACAGCACACCCCTCCCTTAATGGAAATTACTCCTGCCAGGCCCAAGCCCAAGGAAGAGGCCAAACCAAAAAGATCTTCAAAAACAGCACACAGATTGTCCTCAAGGCAAAAGGTGAGTCtcgttgtgtggtgtggtggttaATTTCTTTACTTTCAATtgaggagagacaaacttatcacacaagtcagagatATGCTTAAACTGAATCTTTATTCACTTATTAATAAGGGAGCAtgtcaatacaacacacacatataaagtGAATCGATTGAGTGCCCTAAGATAATGATGGCTGGTTAACGAATCAACCTCAGATGATTCGTTGAGAGCCTCGAGACAAAGGTACAAAGGTCTTTTATAACCGAGATACACCCCCTTCAgtctacatgacaaacaacagatgtatggaatggGTTACAAGTTTAAGATTGGTTTGAAAgatactgtctgctgtgaattaTAAGTATCTGCTGTAAAAACTTCTCATTGTGTAGAAACCAGGGTCTGGCCCCGAGCCATCTCTCCCTGGTAGCTTCCAGTCAGGCACACAGACACTAATCATGCTATGGAATGCGGCCTTGTTAGGTttaacacacacagatagatgagTGTTCTAACAACCCCTTATTATGTTggataaaacaaccatttgatgcaataacagCCTTATAACAATCGTGTAATTTCTGTTGTGACAGTGGATGGGGTCAAAACACTCTTAAAAACACTCTCATTCAACATTCTCAAACATTGCATGTGCTTGATTTTCTAACGTTTTTCTCTTCTCTGGTCGCTTTCTGTCTTATTCGTTCTCTTTTtttgttccccctctccctctgtcagtGCCTGTGTCAGTCCCTCTTCTGAGCGTGGTAGGGGGCAGGTTGATCCTGGGCAAGCCCTTCCAGCTCCAGTGTCAGAGTGACAATGGTAGTCTGCCCATTACCTACACCCTGCTGAGCCCCCACAGACAAGCTGAGTTCAGGGTGGTCCGCAGACCCTGGGATCTGGCCCTCTTCAACATCACCTCCATCCACAGGAGCTCTGACATCCACAGCTTCTCCTGCAAAGCCGAGAACAACCCCAGTCAGCCCTACATGGAGAGCTCAGGAGATCACCTCCGACGCACTGCCACCATCATAGGTGAGTTGGCCACACCACCTGTTTATAACAGAACCaaatgtatacatacatacatacatacatacatacatacatacatacatacatacatacatacatacatacatacatacatacatacatacatacatacatacatacatacatacatacatacatacacacatacatacatacatacatacatacatacatacatacatacatacatacatacatacatacatacatacatacatacatacatacatacatacatacatacatacatacatacatacatacatacatacatacatacatacatacatacatacatacatacatacatacatac
This window contains:
- the pecam1a gene encoding platelet endothelial cell adhesion molecule isoform X2 produces the protein MDSPPLYLPLLLLTCLLTLWQGAGAQSLFTIDSVTLKLDPSGEVTSGTLMNLNCEVSVSHDQSHPMTHSFNFLRDDVLVYSKNTTEFAALHQLNPARAANSGTYKCQVIVQDKSKSSRTHRLTVTGLQTPVLQVTSQILFEGDEVAATCSAPDESGSLLFHFYQDQDKIKQVRAIGNSVGTRLELKHAGDKHLRCYFEITMLPDAGRSNNSNTVKVMVKELFITPVMNILPGKDVIEGDIVEFVCRVVNPPSNVTVFLNKDKRVLKTASISLSHSLRVLAEDSGEYVCKVERGNVQKEAYESIKVKELFSKPVLVMKPREVFETERFTLNCYTDRYSHERINIEDVKYSLYRNQVLLTSGGNYSATAHPSLNGNYSCQAQAQGRGQTKKIFKNSTQIVLKAKVPVSVPLLSVVGGRLILGKPFQLQCQSDNGSLPITYTLLSPHRQAEFRVVRRPWDLALFNITSIHRSSDIHSFSCKAENNPSQPYMESSGDHLRRTATIIEPVSRPVLTLTPKMGDVAEGEDLTLTCTVQRGTPPITYTWYHTKSALPLLSKTTNDMRLSHSVQGVSREHGGGYYCVTNNPSNDSQRSAMVTVGVKLAGWKKGLIAAFCILLTVSLIIIILVKKCLLPFRREGTVELSVKPASTKTDETLRLTHGEVNEAANVTPGVMGRSVWSDHVSGSESDDQTSEETTEVPEPQYTEVHPQEVDPTRAPVKKGTDTVYSEVRNSNQARLS
- the pecam1a gene encoding platelet endothelial cell adhesion molecule isoform X1, encoding MDSPPLYLPLLLLTCLLTLWQGAGAQSLFTIDSVTLKLDPSGEVTSGTLMNLNCEVSVSHDQSHPMTHSFNFLRDDVLVYSKNTTEFAALHQLNPARAANSGTYKCQVIVQDKSKSSRTHRLTVTGLQTPVLQVTSQILFEGDEVAATCSAPDESGSLLFHFYQDQDKIKQVRAIGNSVGTRLELKHAGDKHLRCYFEITMLPDAGRSNNSNTVKVMVKELFITPVMNILPGKDVIEGDIVEFVCRVVNPPSNVTVFLNKDKRVLKTASISLSHSLRVLAEDSGEYVCKVERGNVQKEAYESIKVKELFSKPVLVMKPREVFETERFTLNCYTDRYSHERINIEDVKYSLYRNQVLLTSGGNYSATAHPSLNGNYSCQAQAQGRGQTKKIFKNSTQIVLKAKVPVSVPLLSVVGGRLILGKPFQLQCQSDNGSLPITYTLLSPHRQAEFRVVRRPWDLALFNITSIHRSSDIHSFSCKAENNPSQPYMESSGDHLRRTATIIEPVSRPVLTLTPKMGDVAEGEDLTLTCTVQRGTPPITYTWYHTKSALPLLSKTTNDMRLSHSVQGVSREHGGGYYCVTNNPSNDSQRSAMVTVGVKLAGWKKGLIAAFCILLTVSLIIIILVKKCLLPFRREGTVELSVKPASTKTDETLRLTHGEVNEAANVTPGVMGRSVWSDHVSGSESDDQTSEETTEVPEPQYTEVHPQEVDPTRAPVKKGTDTVYSEVRNSNQGESASEQADGQGSVEYAQLNHNDHESEEPEHEPRPEPEPEPEQGSERD